A region from the Manihot esculenta cultivar AM560-2 chromosome 13, M.esculenta_v8, whole genome shotgun sequence genome encodes:
- the LOC110630531 gene encoding scarecrow-like protein 21: MQASKRVRSRGMSSRLYYQPIQEVEAYCMPQFQNLDHQLCSNGSSQGTSLSILNSHELYCTLESSSANGSYTIHNSPSTISFSPNGSPVSQQESQSYPPGTHHSPDNNYGSPISSSCITDDVHNFQNKLKELENAMFGPDSDIIDSIESTFGNGTSMESPEMDSLRQVMEAISRRDLKHVLVVCAQAVSDKDMLKAQWLMDELRQMVSVSGEPIQRLSAYMLEGLVARLASSGSSIYKALRCNEPASAELLSYMHILYEVCPYFKFGYMSANGAIAEAMKDENRVHIIDFQIGQGSQWITLIQAFAARPGGPPHIRITGIDDSTSAYARGGGLDIVGKRLSRLAEMVKVPFEFHATAMSGCKVQVENLDVRPGEALTVNFAFVLHHMPDESVSTQNHRDRLLRLVKSLSPKVVTLVEQESNTNTAPFFPRFLETLNYYTAMFESIDVTLPRDHKERINVEQHCLARDVVNIIACEGIERVERHELLGKWRSRFKMAGFTPYPLSSLVNATIKTLLENYCDRYRLEERDGALYLGWMNRDLVASCAWK, from the coding sequence ATGCAAGCATCAAAAAGAGTCAGAAGTAGAGGCATGTCTAGCAGATTGTACTATCAGCCAATTCAGGAAGTTGAGGCATACTGCATGCCTCAGTTCCAGAATTTGGATCACCAGCTATGTTCCAATGGCAGCAGCCAAGGAACCAGTTTATCCATTCTGAATTCACATGAACTATACTGCACCCTGGAGTCATCTTCAGCAAATGGCAGTTATACAATTCACAACTCTCCATCAACCATTAGTTTCTCACCCAATGGAAGTCCTGTGTCACAGCAAGAGTCTCAGTCATATCCACCCGGTACGCACCATTCTCCTGACAATAATTATGGCTCTCCGATAAGTAGTTCCTGCATAACTGATGATGTCCACAACTTCCAGAACAAGTTGAAAGAATTAGAAAATGCAATGTTTGGTCCTGATTCTGATATTATTGACAGCATTGAAAGCACCTTTGGGAATGGGACAAGCATGGAGTCACCAGAAATGGATAGCTTGAGACAAGTAATGGAGGCAATTTCTAGAAGGGACCTAAAACATGTCCTTGTTGTCTGTGCACAAGCAGTATCCGATAAGGATATGTTAAAGGCTCAATGGTTAATGGATGAACTGAGACAAATGGTGTCTGTTTCTGGTGAACCAATTCAAAGATTGAGTGCATACATGTTGGAGGGGCTTGTTGCTCGGCTAGCCTCCTCAGGAAGTTCCATCTACAAAGCTTTGAGATGCAACGAACCAGCCAGCGCTGAGCTGCTCTCTTATATGCACATTCTTTATGAGGTGTGTCCCTATTTCAAGTTTGGATACATGTCAGCAAATGGTGCTATTGCAGAAGCCATGAAGGATGAAAACAGGGTTCACATCATTGATTTCCAAATTGGTCAAGGGAGTCAGTGGATTACTTTAATCCAGGCCTTTGCTGCTAGACCTGGTGGGCCTCCCCACATCCGTATTACAGGTATTGATGATTCCACATCGGCATATGCCCGTGGAGGAGGACTTGATATAGTGGGGAAGAGGCTATCTAGGCTTGCTGAGATGGTTAAGGTGCCATTCGAATTTCATGCTACTGCCATGTCTGGTTGCAAGGTTCAGGTAGAGAACCTTGATGTTCGTCCCGGGGAGGCTCTAACTGTGAATTTCGCATTTGTGCTTCATCACATGCCTGATGAAAGTGTCAGCACACAGAATCATCGAGACCGGCTTCTGAGGCTGGTTAAGAGCCTGTCTCCAAAGGTTGTGACCCTTGTTGAGCAAGAATCCAACACAAATACTGCTCCATTCttccctcggttcctcgagacACTAAACTATTATACAGCAATGTTTGAATCAATTGATGTTACTCTCCCAAGAGATCATAAGGAACGGATCAATGTTGAGCAGCATTGCCTGGCAAGGGATGTTGTTAACATAATAGCATGCGAGGGAATTGAGAGGGTGGAACGACACGAGCTGCTCGGAAAGTGGAGATCAAGGTTCAAAATGGCAGGGTTTACGCCATACCCTTTAAGCTCCTTGGTAAATGCCACCATCAAAACTCTGCTAGAGAACTATTGTGATAGATATAGACTTGAAGAGAGAGATGGGGCTCTTTATCTTGGTTGGATGAACAGAGATTTGGTGGCATCTTGTGCGTGGAAATGA